One Clostridia bacterium DNA window includes the following coding sequences:
- a CDS encoding transcriptional regulator, whose protein sequence is MLVRGERIRKFREERGYSLAEFASKANVSISYLSEIERGAKKPSLRTLDRIAQTLNVSRAQLVELDGDIKGISLGDKVRLLREEKNWTLNQLAEKAGISISYLSEIERGNVYPAVHTVRRLAEELGVSPSVLVGQGGALGHKIRKAREEQGLTQAELARLAGVSGGLIGQIEHGKVQPSLQTVEKIAGVLGMSPCYFIVEDVGLEDMVQVMGPGMREVLSDPKVQSVLRLICNCSSEEIKFILNFIQLYKRSHPGFSSPEVESGDIE, encoded by the coding sequence ATGCTGGTACGCGGAGAGAGGATTCGGAAGTTCCGTGAAGAAAGAGGTTATTCTCTGGCTGAGTTCGCTAGCAAGGCCAATGTATCGATTTCTTATTTAAGTGAAATCGAAAGAGGTGCTAAAAAACCTTCTCTTCGCACCTTGGACCGCATTGCCCAGACTCTAAACGTATCCCGGGCCCAGTTGGTCGAACTGGACGGGGACATCAAAGGTATTAGCCTTGGGGACAAGGTACGCTTACTCAGGGAGGAAAAAAACTGGACTCTCAATCAGCTAGCAGAGAAGGCGGGTATATCCATTTCCTATTTAAGTGAGATTGAGCGGGGAAATGTTTATCCGGCTGTGCACACAGTCCGCCGCTTAGCAGAAGAGCTGGGTGTTTCACCCTCAGTTTTGGTAGGACAGGGCGGTGCCCTAGGCCACAAGATCCGGAAGGCACGGGAAGAACAAGGTTTGACCCAGGCAGAGCTGGCCAGGCTGGCGGGGGTATCCGGGGGGCTGATTGGTCAAATTGAGCATGGCAAGGTTCAGCCTTCCTTGCAAACGGTGGAGAAAATCGCGGGGGTACTGGGTATGTCCCCCTGTTACTTTATTGTGGAAGATGTCGGCCTGGAAGACATGGTTCAAGTCATGGGCCCAGGGATGCGGGAAGTGCTGAGCGACCCTAAGGTGCAGTCAGTTCTGCGGCTAATCTGCAACTGCAGTAGTGAGGAGATAAAGTTCATTCTAAATTTCATCCAACTGTATAAACGCTCTCACCCGGGCTTTAGCTCCCCAGAAGTAGAGTCGGGGGATATTGAATAA
- a CDS encoding D-alanyl-D-alanine carboxypeptidase: MRGLILPIFMAIVLATSGLVPVAIAQSQSPLPQPPQAPSIVGKAGILIDQVSGQVLWAKNPDLQLAPASTTKILTALLAIENCRLEDTVVVSQSVVGIDGTSVYLKPGEKHSLRDLLYAMLLNSANDAAVAIAEHVAGSVPRFVEMMNQKAASLGATHSHFVTPNGLPAPGHYTTARDLATIARVAMQNPTFRQIVATKTYPWQGQEWQTTLINTNKLLASYSGSTGIKTGYTSEAGQCLVGSASRGGRSYLAVVLGSSGNNVWSDVARLLDYGFNNFSQLQLVKAGEIVGSLKVNGKEVAVQAKDSLVYSSPAGQLNQVNYRLVVDRARLPLKAGDQLGHLVVSVNGQQVGVVPAVSASTVTKPLTWTDWWLRLTYLLAGVWAVKLVLTFRKRRLVSRNYPTLGRDYLG, translated from the coding sequence TTGCGCGGACTCATCTTACCCATATTTATGGCAATAGTGCTGGCTACGAGCGGTCTGGTTCCGGTGGCAATTGCCCAGAGCCAGTCGCCTTTGCCTCAACCCCCGCAGGCTCCTTCTATTGTGGGGAAAGCCGGTATTTTGATTGACCAGGTTAGTGGCCAAGTCCTGTGGGCCAAAAACCCCGATCTCCAATTAGCTCCTGCTAGTACCACCAAGATACTTACCGCCTTGCTTGCCATTGAGAATTGCCGGTTAGAGGATACGGTGGTTGTTAGTCAGAGCGTTGTCGGCATTGACGGCACTTCGGTGTATCTGAAACCCGGGGAAAAACATAGCCTAAGGGACTTGTTGTACGCTATGCTGCTGAATTCAGCTAATGATGCCGCTGTGGCTATTGCTGAGCACGTAGCCGGATCGGTGCCGCGTTTTGTGGAGATGATGAACCAGAAAGCTGCCAGCTTAGGCGCAACTCATAGCCATTTCGTTACCCCCAATGGCCTTCCAGCACCAGGGCACTATACCACCGCCCGTGACTTAGCTACCATAGCCCGAGTAGCAATGCAGAATCCAACTTTTAGGCAAATAGTGGCAACCAAAACCTATCCCTGGCAAGGGCAAGAGTGGCAGACTACGCTGATTAATACCAACAAGCTTTTGGCTAGTTACTCAGGGTCAACCGGAATCAAGACGGGCTACACCAGTGAAGCTGGCCAATGCTTAGTAGGCTCGGCCAGCCGGGGTGGGCGTTCCTACTTGGCGGTAGTGTTGGGAAGCTCTGGAAACAACGTATGGTCTGATGTTGCCCGGCTCCTTGATTATGGGTTTAACAACTTTAGCCAGCTGCAACTGGTAAAGGCTGGCGAAATAGTAGGCAGTCTTAAAGTTAATGGCAAGGAAGTTGCCGTCCAGGCAAAGGATTCGTTGGTTTATTCCAGCCCTGCCGGGCAACTCAACCAGGTTAACTACCGCCTGGTGGTCGATCGCGCTAGACTTCCCCTTAAGGCAGGGGATCAATTGGGACATTTAGTGGTGTCCGTCAATGGCCAACAGGTGGGTGTGGTCCCTGCCGTTAGCGCCAGTACAGTTACTAAGCCGCTGACTTGGACCGACTGGTGGCTCCGCTTGACATATTTGTTGGCTGGTGTGTGGGCTGTCAAGCTGGTATTGACATTTAGAAAGCGAAGGCTGGTATCTCGCAATTACCCCACTTTGGGCCGGGATTACCTCGGTTAG
- a CDS encoding chemotaxis protein CheW yields MALEEQLVVFQLAGETYGVNISSVHEIIRMQEITKVPRTPDFVEGVINLRGRIIPVIDLRKRFNLPLQEKTQSSRIIVIEMDSVTVGMIVDSVSEVIRLPLDQIEPAPPMVGGVDAAYLRGVGKREKGLIVLLDLNQVLKREEKAELKDSANQAMLQNEAETKKGEAPAQAAKASL; encoded by the coding sequence ATGGCACTGGAGGAGCAGCTAGTAGTCTTTCAGCTGGCTGGGGAGACCTACGGAGTCAACATTAGCTCTGTACACGAAATTATTCGTATGCAAGAAATTACCAAGGTGCCTCGCACTCCCGATTTCGTGGAAGGGGTAATCAATCTTCGTGGGCGGATTATTCCTGTGATCGATCTGCGCAAACGGTTTAACCTGCCACTGCAGGAGAAAACTCAATCATCAAGGATTATAGTTATTGAGATGGATAGCGTAACTGTAGGCATGATTGTGGATTCGGTTTCGGAGGTCATTCGACTGCCTTTAGACCAGATTGAGCCTGCGCCTCCTATGGTCGGTGGCGTGGATGCTGCCTACCTGCGCGGCGTGGGCAAGAGGGAAAAAGGCCTGATTGTGCTTCTCGATTTAAACCAGGTACTTAAAAGGGAAGAAAAGGCTGAGCTCAAAGATAGCGCTAACCAAGCTATGCTTCAAAATGAGGCTGAAACAAAAAAGGGCGAAGCGCCGGCCCAAGCGGCTAAGGCCAGTCTTTAA
- a CDS encoding chemotaxis protein CheA produces MSEYTQVFLEEAEELLESLDQELVRLEQEKTNRALLNDIFRVAHTLKGSSASMGFDSIAELTHEMESLLDKIRQGNGEVTSELIDVLLQSLDALRSLVDEVAGRPAQPVEVKALVDRLQSFSASDHKKGVPSNSPGAHEQSIEDTSLTDSEQSVIRAAQEKGFYTYKITVRLDSGCQMKSVRAYLVFNRLEKMGEIIKAVPPVEDIEAEKFDRVFLFYLVTQADQREVEEALDTIAELESVWVEKVGADVKVRTGAAETEEALPHEYRFLQTVRVDVGRLDNLMNLVGELVIDRTRVEEIGSQVRVRLGNDPVVDALEEVSTHLGRLTGELQEEIMKARMLPIDQVFSRFPRMVRDLARRAQKEINFIIEGRETELDRSVIEEISDPLIHLLRNAVDHGIEDRQERIRLGKDPVGTIAVRAFHYENQIIITVEDDGQGMDPEVLRRRAVEKGLITEEQASRLNTAECLNLIFLPGFSTSKEVTDISGRGVGMDIVRDRVEKINGTVDISTKVGKGTKFTIRLPLTLAINRSLMVKHQGVIYAFPLVNVMETIRISPEEIKTVHGRQVILLRGSVLPLCNLNQIYGGHHLSTVFKTDKGEADSGLSVVVVGASDKRVGIVVDELLGEQEIVIKSLGDFLGRIPGIAGATILGNGSISLILDVRGFVEQAGLN; encoded by the coding sequence ATGTCAGAGTATACGCAAGTGTTCTTAGAGGAAGCAGAGGAGCTCCTCGAGTCCCTAGACCAGGAACTGGTGCGGTTGGAGCAAGAGAAAACCAACCGTGCCTTGCTTAACGATATTTTCCGAGTAGCTCATACTCTCAAGGGATCTTCAGCCTCCATGGGGTTTGATAGCATCGCAGAGCTTACCCATGAAATGGAGAGTCTGCTGGACAAAATCCGCCAGGGAAACGGTGAAGTTACTAGCGAGCTGATCGACGTCCTTTTGCAGAGCTTGGATGCCTTGAGGTCGCTGGTAGATGAAGTAGCTGGTAGGCCTGCGCAGCCGGTTGAAGTTAAGGCCCTGGTGGACAGGTTACAGTCCTTTTCCGCTTCAGATCACAAAAAAGGCGTCCCTTCTAATTCGCCAGGAGCTCATGAGCAGAGTATAGAAGACACTAGCTTGACCGATAGCGAACAATCGGTGATTAGGGCGGCTCAGGAAAAGGGATTTTACACCTACAAAATCACAGTGCGCCTGGATAGTGGATGCCAGATGAAGTCAGTTCGAGCCTATCTGGTTTTTAATCGCCTAGAAAAGATGGGGGAAATCATCAAGGCTGTACCTCCTGTTGAGGACATCGAAGCTGAGAAGTTCGACCGGGTATTCCTTTTTTACCTTGTCACCCAAGCCGATCAGCGAGAAGTTGAAGAAGCCTTGGATACCATTGCCGAACTTGAAAGCGTCTGGGTTGAGAAAGTCGGTGCCGATGTTAAGGTCCGTACCGGTGCTGCCGAAACCGAAGAAGCGTTGCCGCACGAGTACCGGTTCTTGCAAACCGTAAGAGTAGACGTGGGACGGCTTGACAACCTCATGAACTTGGTCGGCGAGTTGGTGATTGACCGCACTCGGGTGGAAGAAATAGGTAGCCAGGTCCGGGTTCGTTTGGGGAATGATCCAGTCGTGGATGCCCTAGAAGAAGTATCGACTCACCTTGGTCGGCTCACTGGGGAATTGCAAGAGGAGATTATGAAGGCCCGGATGCTGCCTATCGACCAAGTTTTTAGCCGCTTTCCTCGAATGGTGAGAGACCTAGCCCGGCGAGCTCAAAAGGAAATTAACTTTATCATTGAAGGTCGGGAGACAGAGTTAGATCGCTCGGTTATTGAAGAGATCAGCGATCCGTTAATCCACTTATTGCGCAATGCGGTCGACCATGGCATTGAGGATCGACAGGAGAGGATTCGGCTGGGAAAGGATCCGGTTGGTACTATCGCTGTCAGGGCCTTCCACTATGAAAACCAAATCATCATAACCGTAGAAGACGATGGTCAAGGCATGGATCCCGAGGTTCTCAGGAGAAGAGCGGTGGAAAAGGGCCTAATTACCGAAGAGCAAGCTTCTCGGCTCAATACGGCCGAGTGCCTCAACTTGATTTTCTTGCCGGGGTTCTCCACTTCCAAGGAGGTAACCGACATTTCGGGCCGGGGGGTTGGCATGGACATAGTGCGCGACCGGGTGGAGAAGATAAACGGCACCGTTGATATAAGCACAAAGGTGGGGAAAGGAACCAAGTTTACAATTCGTTTGCCTCTAACATTGGCCATCAACCGTTCTCTCATGGTCAAGCACCAGGGCGTCATTTATGCATTTCCTCTGGTGAATGTAATGGAGACCATTCGGATATCACCTGAAGAGATTAAGACTGTTCACGGACGCCAAGTTATACTGCTGCGCGGGAGCGTATTACCACTATGCAATCTGAATCAGATTTATGGTGGGCACCATTTGTCTACCGTATTTAAGACAGATAAAGGCGAAGCCGATTCCGGACTATCGGTAGTGGTGGTGGGTGCATCTGATAAGCGGGTAGGAATAGTGGTGGACGAACTACTGGGAGAACAGGAAATCGTCATTAAGTCTCTAGGAGACTTTTTGGGGCGGATACCAGGTATTGCCGGGGCTACTATCCTCGGTAACGGTAGTATCTCCTTGATTCTGGACGTTCGAGGTTTTGTCGAGCAGGCGGGTCTTAATTGA
- a CDS encoding chemotaxis response regulator protein-glutamate methylesterase, which translates to MRQVLTRILESSPEIRVVGQARNGAEALELVSKLNPDVVTLDIEMPVLDGISALREIMSRFPRPVIALSALTTDGAQTTVRALEEGAVDFVPKPTRDGNFDLLRQQVLSKVIAASKVPTTKLAVYKKWLKPASNRAGNEGKVMDRANQAEIVAIGSSTGGPAALSQILPYLPGSLPAALVIVQHMPVGFTKALAARLNDLSQLQVEEASSGQAVEAGTALVAPAGKQMQLTARGGKVRVQLGEATPVPTLFKPSVDVLMLSVAQIYGSRSMGVILTGMGSDGVRGLKAIKESKGFTIAQDESSCIVFGMPKAAIEAQAVDKVVPLSEIKDEIISHVGQQQP; encoded by the coding sequence ATGCGGCAGGTTTTGACCAGAATCTTGGAATCCAGCCCCGAAATTCGAGTGGTAGGGCAGGCTCGCAACGGAGCAGAGGCACTGGAGCTAGTTTCAAAGCTCAATCCCGATGTAGTTACGCTGGACATTGAAATGCCGGTCCTTGACGGAATCTCGGCGTTGCGGGAAATCATGAGCCGGTTTCCAAGGCCGGTTATCGCGCTCAGTGCGCTTACCACCGATGGTGCCCAAACCACCGTAAGGGCGCTCGAAGAAGGGGCAGTAGATTTTGTTCCCAAACCTACCCGAGATGGCAATTTCGACCTCCTAAGGCAACAAGTTCTGTCTAAAGTCATTGCTGCCTCCAAGGTGCCCACAACTAAGCTGGCGGTATACAAGAAGTGGTTAAAGCCAGCAAGTAACCGAGCGGGTAATGAAGGCAAGGTGATGGATCGGGCCAACCAAGCCGAGATAGTTGCGATTGGCAGTTCAACTGGGGGGCCAGCAGCTTTAAGCCAGATACTACCTTACCTGCCAGGCAGTTTGCCGGCAGCTTTGGTGATAGTTCAGCATATGCCCGTTGGCTTCACCAAGGCGTTAGCGGCGCGCCTTAACGATCTCAGCCAGCTACAAGTTGAGGAAGCCAGCTCTGGGCAAGCCGTTGAAGCTGGCACAGCATTAGTGGCACCGGCTGGCAAACAGATGCAGTTGACAGCAAGGGGGGGAAAGGTGAGGGTGCAGCTAGGCGAAGCAACTCCGGTCCCAACTCTCTTTAAACCATCGGTGGACGTGCTTATGCTGTCAGTAGCGCAAATATACGGGTCAAGAAGCATGGGGGTAATTCTCACCGGCATGGGCTCTGACGGCGTTAGAGGCCTAAAGGCAATCAAGGAAAGCAAAGGATTTACTATTGCCCAGGACGAATCCAGCTGCATCGTCTTCGGTATGCCGAAGGCGGCAATAGAGGCACAAGCGGTGGACAAAGTAGTGCCTCTTTCGGAGATCAAAGATGAAATCATATCCCATGTAGGGCAACAACAGCCGTAG
- the flgM gene encoding flagellar biosynthesis anti-sigma factor FlgM yields the protein MKIEKGIDIEHILKTYVLITSQDTRVGGEHHQPLTGHGDKVTLSRSAKELQAVLACLNQVPDARMDRVKELEERVQSGDYQVDSLKIAESLLAEMREQAEMAKKR from the coding sequence TTGAAGATAGAAAAGGGTATAGATATAGAGCATATTTTAAAGACCTACGTTTTAATAACCTCCCAAGATACCAGGGTAGGAGGGGAACATCACCAACCCCTTACTGGCCATGGCGACAAAGTAACATTATCCCGCTCCGCTAAGGAGCTGCAGGCAGTGTTGGCTTGTTTGAACCAGGTGCCTGATGCTCGTATGGATAGGGTCAAAGAACTAGAGGAAAGGGTTCAGTCTGGCGATTACCAGGTGGACAGCCTTAAAATTGCGGAGAGTTTGCTTGCGGAGATGCGGGAACAAGCCGAAATGGCTAAAAAGAGGTGA
- the flgN gene encoding flagellar export chaperone FlgN, translated as MQRCPNLFSSLKEILVQQNDVTEKLFRLGEKQLNCIRHGDLEALNLTVNEQEQLARELDRLEQQRLKVQRQLEQALDLGRDCSLSQIAAQAGELQSELLELGRILRSSYTKLRDINRLNHLLIKDCLGFLAEATTRLNLNEARMVYTSSGEVAYETKGSIGINELR; from the coding sequence ATGCAGCGTTGCCCGAACTTGTTTTCTTCGCTCAAGGAGATTCTGGTCCAGCAGAACGATGTTACCGAAAAATTGTTCAGGCTAGGCGAGAAACAACTTAACTGCATCCGGCATGGTGACTTAGAAGCTTTAAACCTGACCGTCAACGAGCAGGAACAGTTGGCCCGGGAGCTTGACCGACTCGAACAGCAGCGCTTAAAGGTGCAACGCCAGCTTGAGCAAGCATTAGACCTCGGCCGCGATTGCAGCCTAAGCCAAATTGCCGCCCAAGCTGGAGAATTGCAATCGGAACTGCTGGAGCTAGGAAGAATCCTCAGATCCAGCTATACAAAGCTTCGAGACATCAACCGGCTCAATCACTTGCTAATAAAAGATTGCCTAGGGTTTCTTGCCGAGGCCACTACGCGCCTCAATCTCAATGAAGCTAGGATGGTCTATACTTCCTCTGGGGAAGTGGCGTATGAGACCAAAGGCAGCATCGGCATTAATGAACTTCGCTAG
- the flgK gene encoding flagellar hook-associated protein FlgK: MSGTFLGFYTSVKGMQAQQKAVETASHNVANANTPGFSRQRVQLVASPAYPEPGVGQVGTGVDIASIARIRDTFLDGQIRKEITSLGRWEVQRDNLRQIEVILPEPSDTGLSQLLAAFWDSWQELSKRPESPPVRTTVVETGLALTEGIRHAAQQLDQLHTDLDNIVGIKVTEINSLARQIADLNNQIVKVKRMGDEPNDLMDRRDRLLDDLAQVVDFQAREQENGAINISIGGHPLVQGSVTRELETDRNGTSLMVKWKDDGQWAVISGGELFGAIDVRDRLLKGYQDQLDILARGLRDIVNEQHKQGWNLEGETGISFFKGTGARDIDVEQNIRDDVMKIAASSENTKDTSGAINPGNGDNALAIAQLRNQDLERVLDSEGHYTLKEVDESESGMRLDEWYANIISQLGVASQEAIRMVDNQNALVSQLKQRQEAISGVSIDEEVASLLQYQHAYNACAKALTILDGMLDTLINRTGS; this comes from the coding sequence GTGTCGGGGACATTTCTAGGGTTCTATACTTCAGTCAAGGGAATGCAAGCCCAGCAAAAAGCAGTGGAGACTGCCTCCCATAATGTGGCTAATGCCAATACTCCTGGCTTCAGCCGGCAACGGGTTCAGCTGGTGGCCTCTCCAGCCTACCCGGAACCAGGTGTGGGGCAGGTGGGGACTGGCGTCGATATAGCCTCTATTGCCCGCATTCGTGACACCTTTCTTGATGGCCAGATTCGCAAGGAGATCACTTCTTTGGGGCGCTGGGAGGTTCAGCGCGATAATCTCAGGCAAATCGAGGTGATCCTCCCTGAGCCGTCGGACACTGGATTAAGCCAGCTCCTGGCTGCGTTCTGGGATAGCTGGCAGGAGCTCTCCAAGCGGCCGGAGAGTCCGCCTGTGCGAACCACAGTTGTGGAAACTGGCCTTGCCCTTACCGAAGGAATTCGGCATGCTGCGCAACAATTGGACCAGCTGCACACTGATTTAGATAACATAGTTGGCATTAAGGTTACAGAAATTAATTCGTTAGCCCGGCAGATCGCTGATCTCAACAACCAGATCGTGAAAGTGAAAAGGATGGGCGATGAGCCCAATGATCTAATGGATCGGCGAGACCGGTTACTGGATGATTTAGCGCAAGTGGTGGATTTCCAGGCCCGGGAGCAGGAAAACGGAGCCATCAATATTAGCATTGGCGGGCACCCACTGGTTCAAGGCTCGGTGACCAGGGAATTAGAAACCGATCGCAACGGCACTAGCCTAATGGTTAAATGGAAAGACGACGGGCAGTGGGCAGTTATTAGCGGCGGAGAGTTGTTTGGTGCCATCGACGTCCGCGACCGCTTGCTAAAAGGATACCAAGATCAGCTGGATATCCTGGCCCGAGGCCTAAGGGATATAGTAAATGAGCAACACAAGCAAGGCTGGAATTTAGAAGGAGAGACGGGAATCTCCTTTTTCAAAGGTACTGGAGCCAGAGACATAGACGTGGAACAGAACATCCGTGATGATGTCATGAAGATAGCAGCGTCTAGCGAAAATACTAAGGATACTAGCGGCGCCATCAACCCCGGGAATGGGGATAATGCGCTGGCGATAGCGCAGCTTCGAAATCAAGATCTCGAACGAGTGCTAGATAGCGAAGGACATTATACGTTGAAGGAAGTAGACGAAAGCGAATCGGGAATGCGGCTGGACGAATGGTATGCCAACATCATTTCCCAGCTGGGCGTGGCCAGCCAGGAGGCCATCCGTATGGTGGACAACCAAAACGCCCTGGTCAGCCAGCTGAAGCAGCGCCAGGAGGCCATATCGGGAGTGTCCATCGACGAAGAAGTAGCTTCTCTGCTCCAGTACCAGCATGCCTACAACGCCTGCGCCAAGGCTTTAACCATCCTGGACGGAATGCTGGATACTCTGATCAACCGGACGGGATCCTAG
- the flgL gene encoding flagellar hook-associated protein FlgL — protein sequence MRVTNNMLVGTVLNNLNRNLEQLNKLQNQMSSGKVISSPSDNPVGAVRVMGLRATIKQQEQYANNMRDIKAWLDTSEAAFGRATDIFQRARELAVYGASGSLAPEDKAAMAEEVDQLINELLQVANSNFEGRYIFGGHYTRETPFSRSSKPDGSEIVVYAGDDGQLQWEISPGVKVAANVSGQEAFGVDPSTKESKTFQVLIDLKKALQDPNDNPGDSIKSIDEEIDHLLSIRASLGARSQRMEMGLDRVSSDNINLTSIQSQLEDVDIAEAAMNYAMQEYVYRAALATGARTMQPSLLDFLR from the coding sequence ATGCGAGTCACAAACAACATGTTAGTCGGGACAGTCTTAAATAACCTGAACCGGAACCTAGAGCAACTAAATAAGCTTCAGAATCAAATGTCCAGCGGAAAAGTTATATCCTCTCCTTCAGATAACCCGGTGGGAGCAGTGCGGGTGATGGGTCTTCGCGCTACTATAAAACAACAAGAGCAGTACGCCAACAACATGCGCGACATTAAGGCTTGGTTGGATACCTCCGAGGCTGCTTTTGGCAGGGCAACGGATATCTTTCAGCGAGCTCGGGAACTGGCCGTATACGGTGCCAGCGGGAGCCTAGCCCCTGAGGACAAGGCTGCTATGGCTGAGGAGGTCGACCAGTTAATCAACGAGTTGCTCCAGGTGGCCAACAGCAACTTCGAAGGAAGATATATATTTGGTGGCCATTACACCCGGGAGACGCCGTTTTCGCGAAGTAGTAAACCGGATGGATCGGAAATAGTGGTCTATGCCGGAGATGATGGCCAGCTTCAATGGGAAATATCTCCCGGGGTGAAAGTGGCTGCCAATGTATCCGGCCAAGAGGCGTTCGGGGTGGATCCTAGCACTAAGGAAAGTAAAACTTTTCAAGTTCTAATCGATCTAAAGAAAGCCCTTCAGGATCCTAACGATAACCCGGGAGACAGCATAAAGTCCATTGACGAGGAGATTGATCATTTGCTTTCCATCCGGGCTTCGCTAGGGGCCAGGAGTCAGCGGATGGAAATGGGGCTAGATCGGGTAAGCAGCGACAACATTAATCTTACCAGCATTCAATCCCAGCTGGAGGATGTGGATATAGCCGAGGCAGCCATGAACTACGCTATGCAGGAGTATGTTTACCGAGCGGCTTTGGCAACTGGGGCTAGGACCATGCAGCCCTCGCTTTTGGACTTCTTGCGCTAA
- a CDS encoding flagellar assembly protein FliW translates to MVVETAKFGRVVVPDGEVIYFESGLIGFEDQKEFFLYPVLENPAFQWLQSKSDPSLAILLVDPFVFCPGYEVILSDSLLEELAIKSQEDVVVFTTISFPDGDAWNATTNLLGPIVINNSSRKGKQIVLDGTTYSTRHRLFPHGRPALSEEACG, encoded by the coding sequence ATGGTGGTTGAAACTGCCAAATTCGGGAGAGTAGTGGTGCCGGATGGCGAGGTCATTTATTTTGAGTCTGGGCTTATTGGCTTCGAAGACCAGAAGGAATTCTTTTTGTACCCGGTTCTAGAGAATCCAGCCTTCCAGTGGCTGCAATCCAAAAGTGACCCATCGTTGGCAATTTTATTGGTAGATCCTTTTGTCTTCTGCCCTGGGTATGAAGTAATCCTCTCCGACTCGCTCTTGGAAGAGCTGGCGATCAAGAGTCAGGAAGACGTAGTCGTATTTACTACCATCAGCTTTCCCGATGGCGATGCATGGAACGCAACTACCAACCTGCTGGGGCCAATAGTTATCAATAACTCAAGTCGAAAGGGCAAGCAGATAGTCCTTGATGGCACTACCTATTCCACCCGACACCGCTTATTTCCTCATGGCCGGCCTGCTCTGAGCGAAGAGGCCTGTGGTTAG
- the csrA gene encoding carbon storage regulator CsrA, with protein MLVLARKVNQTLVIGDNITITILGIEPDQVKLGISAPPHVSIHRLEVYEAIKAANISASKAEVAMAEELGKWAKKGRNAIGGRLDKKDT; from the coding sequence ATGTTAGTCCTGGCTCGCAAGGTTAATCAGACTTTAGTTATAGGGGACAATATTACTATAACTATACTGGGCATCGAGCCGGATCAAGTTAAGCTTGGCATTAGTGCTCCTCCCCATGTATCCATCCACCGATTGGAGGTTTATGAAGCGATAAAGGCGGCCAACATTTCGGCTTCCAAGGCTGAGGTGGCAATGGCGGAGGAACTGGGCAAGTGGGCCAAAAAAGGTCGCAATGCCATTGGTGGACGCCTGGACAAGAAAGATACTTAA
- a CDS encoding nitroreductase family protein, giving the protein MQQDVLERIIKGRRSIRRWEDREVADEMLLKAIELATWAPNGGNFQGWRFYVIKNREVIGAVADAVQRTVDTMASWPEAQQIGANVEPWRQLAGFFRTAPVAIAVCCTRYHSLADRLVEARGSSDPLAVKIQHGRAIANSRIQSIGAAIALMLLALHEMGLGAVWMTGPAQAKEEIEELLKIPPEYDFVALVPVGYPAEQPTSSRRPVQEVVEFIR; this is encoded by the coding sequence TTGCAGCAGGATGTACTAGAAAGAATCATTAAGGGCCGACGTTCTATCCGCAGGTGGGAAGACCGAGAGGTAGCTGATGAGATGCTCCTTAAGGCCATTGAGTTGGCTACTTGGGCTCCCAATGGCGGGAACTTTCAGGGGTGGCGCTTTTACGTTATAAAGAATCGGGAAGTTATTGGCGCCGTTGCTGATGCTGTGCAACGAACCGTGGATACCATGGCTTCTTGGCCTGAAGCCCAACAAATTGGTGCCAATGTGGAGCCATGGCGTCAGCTGGCCGGCTTTTTCCGCACAGCTCCCGTCGCCATTGCTGTTTGTTGTACCCGTTACCATTCCCTAGCCGATCGGTTGGTGGAGGCTCGCGGCTCATCCGATCCCCTAGCGGTGAAGATCCAACATGGGCGTGCTATTGCCAACAGCCGGATTCAGTCGATTGGAGCTGCCATCGCCTTAATGTTGTTGGCACTTCATGAGATGGGTTTGGGCGCGGTGTGGATGACTGGCCCGGCCCAGGCGAAGGAGGAGATTGAAGAGCTGCTAAAGATTCCTCCGGAGTACGATTTCGTGGCTTTGGTTCCAGTGGGTTATCCTGCCGAGCAGCCTACTTCGTCTCGCCGGCCGGTACAAGAAGTGGTGGAGTTTATCAGATAG
- a CDS encoding flagellar protein FlaG, with protein MQVQGVDPLILGQVQERDRKLAVKEAERFPIIGGQPEKSSGQSLDLEKVANKLNKATEAFDISIRFQIDRESGEVYVLVIDKNEGKIIRRIPPEDMVRMATQLQYAIGLLVNELV; from the coding sequence ATGCAAGTGCAAGGTGTTGACCCTTTGATCTTGGGACAAGTCCAAGAACGCGACCGCAAGCTAGCCGTCAAAGAGGCTGAAAGGTTTCCTATCATCGGCGGCCAACCGGAAAAAAGCTCTGGACAAAGCCTAGATCTGGAAAAGGTAGCCAACAAGCTGAACAAGGCCACCGAGGCTTTTGATATCAGTATCCGCTTTCAGATCGATCGGGAAAGCGGCGAAGTTTACGTTTTGGTAATCGATAAAAACGAAGGCAAAATAATTCGCCGCATTCCTCCCGAAGATATGGTGAGGATGGCAACACAGCTTCAGTACGCCATTGGCTTGCTGGTGAACGAGTTAGTTTGA